TGCTCGGCTTGTATCTCTTCGCCGGACTCATGATGGGCAGCTTCGTGAGCGTCTACAACTACCTGGGTTTTTATCTGTCGGCGCCGCCATTCCATCTGCCGCATGCCGCGATCGGCGCGATCTTCACCATGTATCTCATCGGCGTGATCGGCTCGTTCATCGCCGGGCCGCTGTCGGACCGCGTCGGCCGCGCACGCTTGCTATGGGTGCTGGTCGCGCTGGCGCTCGCGGGACTCGTGACCATGCTGGCGTCGCAGGTGCTCGGCGTGGTGCTCGGCCTGGCGATCTTCACCTTCGGATTCTTTGGTGCGCACACGGTGGCGAGCAGTTGGGTCGGCCGCCGCGCGACGGAAGGACGGGCGATCGCCTCTGCGCTGTATCTCTTCTTCTACTATCTCGGGTCGAGCCTGCTCGGCAGCTACTCGGGCGTGATGCTCAAGGCGCACGGCTGGCACGGCGTGGTGGCGCTGCTGGGCGTTGCGGTCGTGCTGTCGCTCGCCGTGGCGGTGGCCATGCGGCGAGCGTACGGGACCGGCAAGCCTGTTTGATGCGAGGATGACGCGAGGGCGCTTTGCCGGAACCCTCTGAACCGACCCCAGCGATTGGATTCGCATCCTAGGTTCGGGGCGGGATTCAGAGGGGGGCTTTGCAGCGATATGTTTGGCAGTTCAGTGGGCGCTCGACGGTGTTCCACTCGCGGCGCTCATCGTGGCCGTCGATCGACTTTTCCTCGTCGCCGAACCGCGATCGTCCCGGCGTCAGGCAACCTCGGCGATCAGCTCGATCTCGACGCATGCGCCGAGCGGGATCTGTGCCACGCCGAAAGCGGAGCGTGCATGCTTACCCGCGTCGCCGAACACTTCCGCGAACAGTTCCGAAGCGCCGTTGGTCACCAGATGCTGATCGGTGAACTCCTGCGTCGAGTTGACGAGGCTCATCAGCTTGACGATGCGCTTGACCTTGTTCAGGTCGCCCGTATGCGCGTGCAGTGTGGCGATCAACTCGATGGCGGTGGCGCGCGCGGCCGCCTTGCCTTCGTCCACGCTGACATCCTTGCCGAGCTTGCCGGTCCAGATCTTGCCGTCTTTCTTCGGCAGATGGCCCGAGAGGAACACGGTGTTGCCGGTTTGCGCGCTCATCACGTAAGCGGCGGCGGGAGCGCCGGCGTTCGGCAGTTCGATACCCAATTGCTTCAGTTTGTCGTAGACGGACATGTACGGCTTCCTTGCAGATGCGTTGAAATCGGACCGATCAATGGTATCGGACGGGGACTGGAGGAGCGATTCGCGCCGAACCGTGACGGCTCGGCGCGTTTTCCGCCTGACGATACCAGGCGATATCAGACGATAGCGGGCGCGTCCGGTATCAGGCGGCGCGGCGCGTCAACGTCTCGGCGATGAGGGCGCCCAGGCGGCTCACGCCGGCCTCGATCTTCTCGGGCGGCACCGTGACGAACGACAGTCGCAGCGTATTCGTTTGCGGCGTGCCGACATAGAACGGCGCTCCAGGCACGAACGCCACATTCTGCGCGATCGCTTTTTCCAGCAACTGCATGGTGTCGATGCCGGCGGGCAATGTCAACCAGATGAACATGCCGCCGGCTGGCGCGGTCCATGTGGCGTCTGCCGGCATGTGTTTCGCCAGCGCCGTCAGCATGGCCTGCGCCTGTGCGGCGTAGAGCGTGCGGATCGACGGGATGTGCGTGTCGAGGAAGCCGTCCTTGACCACTTCGTACGCGATGCGCTGCGTGAGGCTCGGCGTGTGCAGATCGGCGGCCTGCTTGGCCTGCACGAGTTTCGAGATCACCGCCGGCGGCGCGATGATGAAGCCGAGTCGCAGGCCCGGTGCGAGCACCTTCGAGAACGATCCCATGTACAGCACGTGCTCGGGCGCGAGCGACATGAGGCTCGGCAGACGCTGGCCCTCGTAGTCGAGTTCGCCGTACGGATCGTCCTCGATGATCACGAGTCCGTCGCGCCTGGCGAGTGCGGCGAGCGCCTCGCGTCGCGGCATCGGCAGGCGGCGTCCGGTCGGGTTCTGGAAATTCGGCATGGCGTACAGGAAGCGCGCGCCGCTCACGAGGTCGGGCGTGAGCGCTTCGGGCAGCAGACCGTGTTCGTCGGTCGGCACCGGCACATAGACCGGCGAGAACAGCGAGAACGATTGCAGCGCACCCAGATAGCTTGGTGCTTCCACGAGCACGCGGCTGCCTTCGTCGATGAAGATCTTGCCGATGAGATCGAGGCCTTGTTGCGAACCGGTGGTGATCAATACGTTTTCAGGCGCGAGCGTGAGGCCGTCGCGAGAGTAGCGCCGGGCAACCCATTCGCGCAGCGGTGCGAAGCCTTCCGTCGCGCTGTATTGCAGGGCGGCTTGCGGAGCATCGGTCAGCACGCGCTCGGCCGCGGCGCGCATCTGCGTCACGGGGAAGGTCGCAGGAGAGGGCAGGCCGCCCGCGAACGAGATGACCTCGGGGCGCTCGGTGACCTTGAGGATTTCGCGAATGGCCGAGCTGGTCAGTTTGCGGGCACGTTCGGAATATTGCCATTCATGCATGATGGTCTCGCTTTGATAGTGCGGCCTTTCTGAGCGGCCGCGAGTGTCTGGCATTGCGGGAGCCGGGTGCGTGGAGGCTGGCGCAACGCCGGGGGGCAGTCGCGTCTCGGCGCAGGGATCGCATGCGCCGAGACGCGGCTTCAGACCGGTTTGCCCGTGAGTCGCGAGTCGCCGATCTTCATATTCTTGCCGAGTGCGATGGTCAGGACGACGCCGGCGGCGAACAACCACGTCACCGCATCGACCTGTTCGCCGAAGAAGAGGGCGGACAGCGCAATCGTGAAGAAAATCTGTAGCAATTGTACCTGCCCGACGCGAGCGATCCCGCCCATGGCGAGGCCGGCGTACCAGGCGAAGAAACCGATGAATTGCGAGAACAGCGTGACATACGCGAACGCGCCCCACGCCCGGCCGCTCACCGGCCACGGTTGCTGCCATGCGAGCCAGCCGACCGGCAGCACCAGCACCGGCGCGCAAACCACGAGCGCCCAGCAGATCACTTGCCAGCCACCTATTTCGCGGGCGAGCTTGCCGCCTTCGGCATAGCCCAGTGCACCGACGACCACGGCGAGCAGCATCAGGCCGTCGGCCGCATGCAGGCTGCCGCCGCCGGCGCGCAGCGCAAACGCGATCACCAGCGCACTGCCGACGAGCGCGCACACCCAGAAGCCGCGCGACGGACGCTCGCCACCCAGCCAATAGGCGTAGATGGCGACGAAGAACGGTTGCAGACCGTTGACGACCGCGCCGTGCGAGGCGGGAATCGTCTTCATCGCCCAGGCGGAGAACACGGGGAAGGCCACGATCACCCCCAGCGACGTGATGGCGAGGCTCTTGATCTGACGCAGGTTCGGCCACGGTTCGCGCCGCCACCAGAGCAGCGCGCCGGCGAACACGGCGGCCACTAGCGCACGCCCCAGTCCGTTGAGCAGCGGGTTGACCTCCGCCACGACGATGCGCGTCATCGGCAACGTCAGACTGAAGATGAGCACACCGATCAGTCCGATCAGCATGCCCCGGGATTCGCGCGAATTCATGGTGTCGCCTCTTGTCTTTCGCAGGTTTTGCCGCCCGCCATGCGTTGTGCCGGGCGTTCGATGATGCAGGGGCCTGTCGTCCTATCGCAATGTGCGAGGACCATCAGGGGTTGCGATTTCCGCCGTGAGCGACGGCTCGACCAGCGTCGCTTCGACGCTCACGAGTGCTTCGGCGCCCAGCCAGCGCAGTTGTTCGTTGATCATGGCCGCTTGCGGATGAAAGCCCCGCAACGCGGTGACGGCGCAATCGGCATTCGGCAGGGCGTTGGCCGGGTGCTGCGGCGAATCCCACTGGATCAGCGTCGGCAGCAAACCTTGCCCCGCGCCCTGCCACGACGGCAGGCTACCGTCTTCCGGTACGCCGATCTGCCACGTCAGCGCGCCGCGTTGCATGGCGATCACCGGCGCCAGCCGCCGCGGATACTGTGCCTGCCAGCGCGGCAGCGAGCGTGGGCGCTCGACGCGCGCCACCCAATGCGCCAGATACGGTCCGCGTTCGAGTCGCGCCTGTACGGCGTCGTCATCGAGTCCGAACCAGCGCGCCCGCTCGGGCGGCGGGGCGTCCGGATCGATCGCGATGATCTCGAGGTATGTGCCGCCCCAAAGTCCCAGCAGGCTGTTGTGCGTGCCCATGCGCGCGTGCTTGCCGCCGCGCTGCGGGACGACGTCGGTCAGGCCCAATTGCTCGATGACGTGCGCCTCGCCGGCTTCCAGCGTTTGGGCTGCAACGACGAGATGGTCCAGTTTGAGGGCGTGAGATGCGGTCATATACAAATTCGGGCGAAGCGTTCGGAAGCGGACCGGGCGAGGTGCGCGTGACAGCAAGAGAAGCGGCGGGCGTTACAAGGACCTTGGGCTTATGCTGCTGTCGGCGCCGCGATGCGCGGCAAAAACCGATAGCTTACTCCGCCTTGCCATGCTTGCCGTCATGCCCCTGCGGTGTCCTGTGCCATCGGGCCATCGTCAGCGCGCCGACGCATCGATACCTCAGCCGCGCGACAGACGCGCCACCGCGCGGGTCGCCATGCGCGCCGCCATGCCGCGCCACACGAGCCGCCAACCTGCGCGCGCCGTGTGCGCGATGCGCTTGCCGGTCGTCGTCATGATCGTCTTCGCCGGCTGGCTCACCCGCAGTCGTGCGCCCTCGTTCCAGGTGCCGAGCCAGACGCGTTGCCCGGCGCGCATCTCGAAGCTCTCGCCCGCGCGCAGCCAGTGATCGGTGTGTTCGCCTTCCACGGTCAGCCACAGCAGGCCTTGCAGCACCTGCAGCGTTTGCGGCCGCTCGGCCGCCCGGTCTTGCCAGAGGACGGTCTGTTCCCGGTCCAGTTCGAAGAGTCGGATTTCACGCATGACGTTCTCCAGTTGAGAGGACACTTTATCGGTTAACTCCGGTACAGTACCGGTACAGATATCGAGATCATTTTCGGTACAGTTCGGGATTGACAGGGATTTTGGGGAGCGTAGAGTGGCGACCCATGGGCGTCGAGGGGCTGACACTTCCTCTTTCGAGCGCCAGTCAGATGCGCGGAAGCGCCGTGTCGGCACCGGCACGACCGGGGCAGATGAGACGGCGCTTTCCGGCAAGCCGCAAAAAGGTGGAAAGACGATGACGACAATCAACCGCATATCTCCGCTCGCGCTGGCGGACAACGCGGCGCTGGACACAGCCCGCATGACGCTCGTCGACCAGCTCGTGCACTGGGCGAGTCTGCGTATCGAGGAGCGGGTGTTCCTGCCCGGCATGCGCATGCCATCGATCCGCTCGCTTGCGGAGGACAAGCGCGTCTCGCGCTTCTCGGTCGTCGAGGCATATGAACGGCTGGTTGCCCAGGGGTATCTGGAGGCGCGCCGCGGTTCGGGCTTCTACGTGCGCGAGCGGCCGATGATGCCGCCGCAGAACGCCGCGTCGCCGATGATTACGCAAGGCCCCATCGACGTCGCATGGCTCGTGCGCAGCATGTTGCACTCGGTCGCGCCGGAGCGCGGCCCCGGTATGGGCTATCTGCCGCCCAGTTGGCTCGATGCCGACATGATGACGTCCGCCATGCGTTCGATGAGCCGCCAGTCGAGCGCGCATCTGCTGCAAAGCGGTCATCCGCATGGCTTCCTGCCGCTGCGCGTGCAGCTCCAGACGCAGCTCGCGGAACTGGAGATCGGCGCACGTCCCGAGCAGATCGTGCTCACCTCGGGCATCACGCAGGCGGTGGATTTCCTGCTGCGACTCTACGTGCGTGCCGGTGACACGGTGCTGGTGGGCGATCCCGCATGGTTCGTGATGTTCGGCCGCATCGCTTCGCAAGGGGCGAACACCGTCGGTGTGCCCTACACGCCGGAAGGCATGGACATGCAGGCGCTCGAACGGCTGGTGCAGCAGCATCGGCCCAAGCTGCTCATCATCAACTCCATCCTCCAGAATCCGACGAACACATCGCTGACGCCGGCGCGCGCGTTCCAGATCCTGCGCCTGGCCGAGCAGTACGACTTCATGGTGCTGGAGGACGACATCTACTGCGATCTGTGTCCGCCGCATCAGCAGGTGGCGCGTCTGGCCAGCCTCGATCAGCTCAAACGCGTGATCTACATGGGCAGCTTTTCGAAGACGCTCGCCGCCAATCTGCGGGTGGCCTTCGTCGCCTGCTCGCCGCAGCTTGCCAAGACATTCGTCGATCACAAGATGCTCTCGGGCTCGACCACGCCGGAGATCAACGAGCGGATCGTCTACAAGGCGCTCACCGAAGGGCATTATCGGCGTCACGTGGAGCGTTTGCGCACCCGGCTCGACGAGGTGCGCGACGGGACGCGCCGGCAGCTAGAGCGTATCGGCCTGCGGATGTTCGGCGACCCGACCAGCGGCATATTCCTCTGGGTCGACACAGGGGTGGACACGAGTGCCATCGCGGCGGCCGGGCACGAAGCCGGCTTCCTGTTCGCGCCCGGCGCCCTGTTCTCGCCGCGCCAGGCGCCGAGTACGTGGATGCGCATGAACATTGCGTGCTCCAGCGACCCTGCCATGTTGTCATTCCTCTCCAGGCAGCTCGAGCTGGCCGCCTGAGCGCTTGAGCCGGACCCGCGTCGTGCGGTGAATCGGCGCTTCGTCGCGCGTTCTTCGTGCATCTCGCCTGAAAATAACCCTTCCGGCGGCCTTGAAATGCCGGCGGCCCGTCCCTATGTTCGGGTCTGTACCGCCGGCCCGGCGGCGCGCGCGCGAGTGCAACCCGGGGGGCGGTTCGAGCCGAATTTCCATTCAACTCACCGTTTCACGAGGGTTCCCGACCATGGCGCAAGAAACCATGAGCTTTCAGGCGGAAGTCAAACAGCTTCTGCAACTGATGATTCATTCGCTGTACAGCAACAAGGAAATCTTCCTGCGCGAGCTGATCTCCAACGCCTCGGACGCCGCCGACAAGCTGCGCTTCGAAGCCATCAACGACGCCGCGCTGTACGAGCAGGATCCGGACCTCAAGATTCGCGTGTCGTTCGACAAGGACGCGCGCACCATCACCATCGAAGACAACGGCATCGGCATGAGCCGCGAGGAAGCCATCGCGCATCTCGGCACGATCGCCAAGTCCGGTACCAAGGAATTCTTCTCCCGCCTGTCGGGCGACCAGCAGAAGGACGCCGCGCTGATCGGTCAGTTCGGCGTGGGCTTCTACTCGGGCTTCATCGTTGCCGACCGCATGACGGTCGAGTCGCGCCGCGCGGGTCTGCCGGCCGGAGAAGGCGTACGCTGGTCGTCGACGGGCGAGGGCGACTTCTCGGTCGAGACGATCGAGCGCGCCGCACGCGGCACCGCGATCACGCTGCATCTGCGTGAGGGCGAAGACGAGTTGCTGTCGTCGTGGCAGCTCCAGTCCATCATCCGCAAGTATTCGGATCACATCTCGCTGCCCATCGTCATGCGCGGCGAGCGCTGGGACGAAGAGAAAAAGGCGATGGTGCCGGCCGAGAGCGACGAGACCGTCAACCAGGCCAGCGCCCTCTGGACGCGCAGCAAGAGCGACATCACCGACGAGCAGTACACCCAGTTTTACCAGCACATCGCGCACGACACGCAGGCGCCGCTCGCGTGGACGCACAACCGCGTGGAAGGCCGCAGCGAATATACGCAACTGCTGTACGTGCCGGGTCACGCCCCGTACGACCTTTGGGACCGCAATTCGCGGGGTGGCTTGAAGCTATACGTCAAGCGCGTATTCATCATGGACGACGCCGAGCAACTGCTGCCGAACTACCTGCGTTTCGTGCGCGGCGTTGTCGATTCGGCCGATCTGCCGCTCAACGTCTCGCGCGAAATCCTGCAGGAAAGCCGCGACGTGAAGGCCATTCGCGAAGGCTGCGCCAAGCGTGTGCTGAGCCTGCTCGAAGATCTCGCGGAGAACCAGAAGGACAAGTATGCGCAGTTCTGGAGTGCGTTCGGTCAGGTGCTCAAGGAAGGCACGGGCGAGGACTACGCCAATCGTGAGCGCATCGCCAAGCTGCTGCGCTTCGCGAGCACGCACACCGATTCGGCCGAACAGAATGTGTCGCTGGCCGACTACGTGAGCCGCATGAAGGAAGGCCAGGACAAGATCTACTACGTCACCGCGGAGAGCTGGGTGGCGGCAAGCCACAGCCCGCATCTCGAGGTCTTCCGCAAGAAGGGCGTGGAAGTGCTGCTGCTCACCGATCGCGTCGACGAGTGGATGCTCTCGTATCTGCACGACTTCGACGGCAAGGCGCTCGTGAGCGTGGCGCGCGGCGACCTGGACCTGGGCGCGCTCGAGGATGCGCAGGAGAAGGCCGAGCAGGAGAAGACCGGCGAAGCGCTAAAGCCGCTCATCGAGAAGATGAAGACGGTGCTCGCCGACAAGGCCAAGGATGTGCGTGTGACGTTCCGTCTGACCGATTCGCCGTCGTGCCTGGTGTCGGACGAGAACGACATGAGCGGAACGCTCCAGCGTCTGATGAAGGCGGCCGGTCAGAAGATGCCCGAGTTCCGCCCGATTCTCGAAATCAATCCGGAGCATGCGCTGGTCAAGCGTCTGAATGCCGAGAGCGCCGATATCGCCGACTGGACCGAACTGCTGTTCGATCAGGCGTTGCTCGCGGAAGGCGGCAGCCTCGAAGACCCGGCGGCGTTCGTCAAGCGTACCAACGCCTTGCTGCTCGCGGCGCACTGATCGCCGTCGCATCGACGGACGACGTCGGTCGAAGAATGCCCTCGCGCTGTCATGGCGCGGGGGCTTTTTATCGAGGGGGCGGTCGCGCGGCAAGCCGCTTTCCTTGTGGTGGAATCGGTGACGACCGTGCCGATGGCGTGGGACGGCGACGTGACCGGCGAAGGGGACCCCGCGCCTTTATAATGCCGAGCCATGACTTTCCGATTCGATGTAAGCGGGCGGCGCTGGCAGGCTGTCCCGTCACCGGTGCTCTCGCGCCATCACAAGGACTGGTTGACGCGCGGCGGTGCACTCACGCGTCACCTGGCCGCGCTCGGGCGGGTCAGCGTGCGCGTCGTTGCCGAGCGCGTCATGCCGGCCGACGCCGACCAGTGTCGCGCGATCGGCGTGCCGCTGCGCACGCCCATGTGGGCTCGCGACGTGATTCTGCTGGTCGATGGCGAGCCGGTCGTCGTCGCGCATAGCGTGACGCCTCTCGCATACAGCCGCTCGGTCTGGCAGGCAATGCGCAGACTGCGCACGCGTCCGCTCGCCGATCTGCTCTATCACGATCCC
The Pandoraea pulmonicola DNA segment above includes these coding regions:
- a CDS encoding chorismate--pyruvate lyase family protein, whose translation is MTFRFDVSGRRWQAVPSPVLSRHHKDWLTRGGALTRHLAALGRVSVRVVAERVMPADADQCRAIGVPLRTPMWARDVILLVDGEPVVVAHSVTPLAYSRSVWQAMRRLRTRPLADLLYHDPAVSRSVLVSSPLGPRHLLHGRARHDARDPLVGANPRARLWARRSVFVRHGAPLLVTEAFLPRFWRRLQAGQRAHTDD
- a CDS encoding RidA family protein, whose amino-acid sequence is MSVYDKLKQLGIELPNAGAPAAAYVMSAQTGNTVFLSGHLPKKDGKIWTGKLGKDVSVDEGKAAARATAIELIATLHAHTGDLNKVKRIVKLMSLVNSTQEFTDQHLVTNGASELFAEVFGDAGKHARSAFGVAQIPLGACVEIELIAEVA
- a CDS encoding PLP-dependent aminotransferase family protein, which gives rise to MTTINRISPLALADNAALDTARMTLVDQLVHWASLRIEERVFLPGMRMPSIRSLAEDKRVSRFSVVEAYERLVAQGYLEARRGSGFYVRERPMMPPQNAASPMITQGPIDVAWLVRSMLHSVAPERGPGMGYLPPSWLDADMMTSAMRSMSRQSSAHLLQSGHPHGFLPLRVQLQTQLAELEIGARPEQIVLTSGITQAVDFLLRLYVRAGDTVLVGDPAWFVMFGRIASQGANTVGVPYTPEGMDMQALERLVQQHRPKLLIINSILQNPTNTSLTPARAFQILRLAEQYDFMVLEDDIYCDLCPPHQQVARLASLDQLKRVIYMGSFSKTLAANLRVAFVACSPQLAKTFVDHKMLSGSTTPEINERIVYKALTEGHYRRHVERLRTRLDEVRDGTRRQLERIGLRMFGDPTSGIFLWVDTGVDTSAIAAAGHEAGFLFAPGALFSPRQAPSTWMRMNIACSSDPAMLSFLSRQLELAA
- a CDS encoding PLP-dependent aminotransferase family protein, encoding MHEWQYSERARKLTSSAIREILKVTERPEVISFAGGLPSPATFPVTQMRAAAERVLTDAPQAALQYSATEGFAPLREWVARRYSRDGLTLAPENVLITTGSQQGLDLIGKIFIDEGSRVLVEAPSYLGALQSFSLFSPVYVPVPTDEHGLLPEALTPDLVSGARFLYAMPNFQNPTGRRLPMPRREALAALARRDGLVIIEDDPYGELDYEGQRLPSLMSLAPEHVLYMGSFSKVLAPGLRLGFIIAPPAVISKLVQAKQAADLHTPSLTQRIAYEVVKDGFLDTHIPSIRTLYAAQAQAMLTALAKHMPADATWTAPAGGMFIWLTLPAGIDTMQLLEKAIAQNVAFVPGAPFYVGTPQTNTLRLSFVTVPPEKIEAGVSRLGALIAETLTRRAA
- a CDS encoding VOC family protein, whose protein sequence is MTASHALKLDHLVVAAQTLEAGEAHVIEQLGLTDVVPQRGGKHARMGTHNSLLGLWGGTYLEIIAIDPDAPPPERARWFGLDDDAVQARLERGPYLAHWVARVERPRSLPRWQAQYPRRLAPVIAMQRGALTWQIGVPEDGSLPSWQGAGQGLLPTLIQWDSPQHPANALPNADCAVTALRGFHPQAAMINEQLRWLGAEALVSVEATLVEPSLTAEIATPDGPRTLR
- a CDS encoding DUF2917 domain-containing protein, whose product is MREIRLFELDREQTVLWQDRAAERPQTLQVLQGLLWLTVEGEHTDHWLRAGESFEMRAGQRVWLGTWNEGARLRVSQPAKTIMTTTGKRIAHTARAGWRLVWRGMAARMATRAVARLSRG
- a CDS encoding DMT family transporter; translation: MNSRESRGMLIGLIGVLIFSLTLPMTRIVVAEVNPLLNGLGRALVAAVFAGALLWWRREPWPNLRQIKSLAITSLGVIVAFPVFSAWAMKTIPASHGAVVNGLQPFFVAIYAYWLGGERPSRGFWVCALVGSALVIAFALRAGGGSLHAADGLMLLAVVVGALGYAEGGKLAREIGGWQVICWALVVCAPVLVLPVGWLAWQQPWPVSGRAWGAFAYVTLFSQFIGFFAWYAGLAMGGIARVGQVQLLQIFFTIALSALFFGEQVDAVTWLFAAGVVLTIALGKNMKIGDSRLTGKPV
- the htpG gene encoding molecular chaperone HtpG, whose amino-acid sequence is MAQETMSFQAEVKQLLQLMIHSLYSNKEIFLRELISNASDAADKLRFEAINDAALYEQDPDLKIRVSFDKDARTITIEDNGIGMSREEAIAHLGTIAKSGTKEFFSRLSGDQQKDAALIGQFGVGFYSGFIVADRMTVESRRAGLPAGEGVRWSSTGEGDFSVETIERAARGTAITLHLREGEDELLSSWQLQSIIRKYSDHISLPIVMRGERWDEEKKAMVPAESDETVNQASALWTRSKSDITDEQYTQFYQHIAHDTQAPLAWTHNRVEGRSEYTQLLYVPGHAPYDLWDRNSRGGLKLYVKRVFIMDDAEQLLPNYLRFVRGVVDSADLPLNVSREILQESRDVKAIREGCAKRVLSLLEDLAENQKDKYAQFWSAFGQVLKEGTGEDYANRERIAKLLRFASTHTDSAEQNVSLADYVSRMKEGQDKIYYVTAESWVAASHSPHLEVFRKKGVEVLLLTDRVDEWMLSYLHDFDGKALVSVARGDLDLGALEDAQEKAEQEKTGEALKPLIEKMKTVLADKAKDVRVTFRLTDSPSCLVSDENDMSGTLQRLMKAAGQKMPEFRPILEINPEHALVKRLNAESADIADWTELLFDQALLAEGGSLEDPAAFVKRTNALLLAAH